From Brachyhypopomus gauderio isolate BG-103 unplaced genomic scaffold, BGAUD_0.2 sc83, whole genome shotgun sequence, a single genomic window includes:
- the rmi1 gene encoding recQ-mediated genome instability protein 1, with amino-acid sequence MQRMAAVGVTQAWLHSTWQVQVPQTWLGACLDWILEEAGGVSMPQSQLNQQVLDQWLLTDLRDLAHPVLPAGISEAQKLELNGCYCLQVDSLLDVSQPAYAQLQRVRGADCSNELVSAVTQATQRPWEARPTRLLMLQLTDGVQSVEGMEYKPIPALSIDLPPGTKLQLVGTVMVRLGVLLLKAENVRVLGGEVDQLVERHSQGKVLCRTLGLPEENHALRAEPDDQELVAGAEAIVEPQVGERAVETQDSGYDSSRSTLGTLASSRTAPPQGRQSEPSWLSPSLQTNPVSRQSSRNTISVPADDPDEIPENFDDVPENFDDIPDDFYDVPEDFDDIPMEELDNMMSPTDCLSSLGALNMEECGRSERQAVPRSDSFRPDPTRSNQLTFASRDALSGCKGHQERSSDQKDIIANAEDSFSSPKMARYEPAFSSAQNAAKDHSKKAKADTSILNYLCLLHSGIWPPPSVQVVRLQAFIVTLVGNLRSSGGEWKLGATISDGTGYLDVDLCDALLASLIGFSAAESKVLRKDPVRRGVVDAGIQNCQRELVDMCCVMTVQLDPAGRGVVLRTDPLTDGECCELRRRVTERRS; translated from the coding sequence ACCCCAGACTTGGCTGGGTGCATGCCTGGACTGGATCTTGGAGGAAGCGGGCggcgtgtcaatgccacagtcCCAGCTCAACCAGCAAGTCCTGGACCAGTGGCTGCTCACAGACCTCCGGGACCTAGCCCACCCTGTCCTACCTGCCGGCATCTCGGAGGCTCAGAAGTTGGAGTTGAACGGCTGCTATTGCCTTCAGGTGGACTCCCTGTTGGACGTCAGCCAGCCGGCCTACGCCCAGCTCCAGCGTGTTCGCGGAGCCGACTGTTCCAACGAGCTGGTCAGCGCTGTGACTCAGGCCACCCAGAGGCCGTGGGAGGCCAGGCCCACCCGCCTGCTGATGCTGCAGCTCACGGACGGAGTGCAGAGTGTAGAGGGTATGGAGTACAAGCCCATCCCCGCCCTCAGCATTGACCTGCCTCCGGGCACCAAGCTGCAGCTGGTGGGCACTGTGATGGTACGTCTAGGGGTTCTTCTGCTGAAGGCGGAGAACGTGAGGGTtctgggtggagaggtggatcAGCTGGTCGAGAGGCATTCCCAAGGCAAGGTGCTCTGCAGGACTCTTGGGCTGCCTGAGGAAAACCATGCGCTACGAGCCGAACCAGATGACCAGGAGCTCGTCGCCGGTGCAGAGGCCATAGTGGAGCCTCAGGTTGGAGAAAGAGCAGTGGAAACTCAGGACAGCGGTTATGACAGCAGTCGTAGCACACTCGGTACTCTGGCCTCCAGCAGAACTGCCCCTCCTCAGGGCCGACAGTCAGAACCCTCCTGGTTAAGTCCCTCCCTTCAGACGAATCCCGTTTCTAGGCAAAGCAGCAGGAACACAATTAGTGTTCCAGCTGATGATCCTGATGAGATTCCAGAGAACTTTGATGACGTGCCAGAGAACTTTGATGACATTCCAGATGACTTTTACGATGTCCCAGAGGACTTCGATGACATTCCCATGGAGGAGTTGGACAATATGATGTCACCTACAGATTGCTTGTCCAGTCTTGGAGCTTTGAATATGGAAGAATGTGGCAGATCAGAACGACAGGCTGTTCCAAGGTCTGACTCGTTCAGACCGGACCCGACCAGATCAAACCAACTTACCTTTGCCTCCAGAGATGCTCTCAGTGGATGCAAGGGTCACCAAGAGAGATCCTCAGATCAAAAGGACATTATTGCTAATGCAGAAGACTCGTTTTCCTCACCGAAGATGGCCAGATATGAGCCTGCCTTCAGCAGTGCTCAAAACGCAGCAAAAGACCACAGCAAAAAGGCAAAAGCTGACACCTCGATTCTCAATTACCTGTGCCTTTTGCATTCTGGCATCTGGCCGCCCCCTAGTGTTCAAGTTGTGCGACTGCAGGCCTTCATTGTCACCCTCGTTGGAAACCTGCGCAGTAGTGGCGGCGAATGGAAACTCGGCGCCACTATATCAGACGGGACCGGGTACCTTGATGTGGACCTGTGTGACGCTTTGCTGGCTAGCCTGATCGGCTTCTCAGCGGCAGAGTCGAAAGTACTGCGGAAGGACCCAGTGAGGCGTGGAGTGGTGGACGCTGGGATCCAGAACTGTCAGAGGGAGCTGGTGGATATGTGCTGCGTAATGACTGTGCAGTTGGATCCAGCTGGCAGAGGTGTGGTGCTGAGAACTGACCCCCTCACAGACGGGGAGTGCTGTGAACTGCGACGGAGGGTGACGGAGAGGAGGTcctaa
- the ntrk2a gene encoding BDNF/NT-3 growth factors receptor isoform X2, whose translation MNLVWGGIGMAARGFWSVLVLVLWRTSSACPTVCTCTGFRVSCVDPERSIVAFPVLSDAEMENVTDIYIANQSSFSSINDKDLTFYRNLRNLTVTSTKLTYVSRDAFRNNLKLQYLNLKDNNLSSLSWKTFRHLNISYLALLGNPLRCSCENVWMRQWRGEEGDAADLLCVEEHGQRRALSRLTLPNCVVPTVSLRPQRVTLTVGSNITLTCNTSGTPTPNLTWTTCRLTSNHKNVTTEQFSELRLSRVSALDNECRITCSSENIAGESEASLQLDVLFPPKISKLMDAISDHHWCIPFSVSGNPQPTLSWLFRGEPVAEGTFISTRIHDYSEHEYHGCLQLDSPTHINNGQYTLLASNAFGDDSKAIFAHFMHDPWNDTTATDSLYYDDTPLGPPEDRVAVYVVVGIAAVTFAGFVLMLVILKFGRNSKFGIKGFVLFHNVPVEVVGR comes from the exons ATGAACTTGGTCTGGGGGGGCATCGGAATGGCCGCCCGGGGGTTCTGGTCGGTTCTGGTACTCGTGTTATGGAGGACCAGTTCTGCTTGCCCTACGGTCTGCACGTGCACAGGCTTCAGGGTCTCGTGCGTGGATCCGGAGCGGAGTATTGTGGCTTTCCCGGTGCTGTCAGATGCGGAGATGGAGAACGTCACAGATAT ATATATTGCTAACCAGAGCAGTTTCTCATCGATCAACGATAAGGACCTGACTTTCTACCGCAACCTTAGAAACCT GACAGTGACCAGCACAAAGCTGACTTACGTGTCACGTGATGCATTCCGCAACAACCTCAAACTCCAGTACCT GAATCTGAAGGACAACAATCTGTCCTCGCTGTCCTGGAAGACCTTCCGCCATCTGAACATTTCCTACCT GGCGTTGCTGGGCAACCCTCTGCGCTGCTCGTGTGAGAACGTCTGGATGAGGCAGTGGAGGGGGGAGGAAGGAGACGCGGCCGACCTGCTGTGCGTGGAGGAGCACGGCCAGAGGAGGGCTCTCTCCAGACTCACCCTGCCCAACTGTG ttGTCCCCACGGTGAGCCTCAGACCCCAGAGAGTGACTCTAACGGTGGGCTCGAACATAACTCTGACCTGCAACACCTCGGGAACGCCCACGCCCAACCTCACCTGGACCACCTGCCGCCTCACGTCCAACCACAAG AATGTGACTACGGAGCAGTTCTCAGAGCTCCGACTCTCCAGAGTCTCAGCCCTGGACAACGAGTGCAGGATCACCTGCAGTTCGGAGAACATTGCGGGAGAGAGTGAGGCATCTCTGCAGCTCGATGTGCTCT TCCCCCCAAAAATCAGCAAGCTGATGGACGCTATCTCAGACCACCACTGGTGCATCCCCTTCAGCGTGTCTGGCAACCCGCAGCCCACGCTGAGCTGGCTGTTCCGCGGCGAGCCCGTGGCAGAGGGCACCTTCATCAGTACGCGTATCCACGATTACTCCGAGCACGAATACCACGGCTGCTTGCAGCTCGACAGCCCCACGCACATCAACAACGGCCAGTACACGCTGCTGGCCAGCAACGCGTTCGGCGACGACAGCAAGGCCATATTCGCCCACTTCATGCACGACCCGTGGAACG atacaacagctacagattccTTGTACTATG atGACACCCCTCTAGGTCCTCCTGAGGACCGAGTGGCT GTGTACGTGGTCGTGGGAATCGCTGCCGTCACTTTCGCAGGCTTTGTTCTGATGCTGGTCATTCTGAAGTTTGGCCGCAACTCCAAGTTCGGAATTAAAG gttttgttttatttcataACGTCCCGGTTGAAGTGGTGGGGCGATAA